A region of the Vibrio rumoiensis genome:
TCAAATGGGATCGGTTTGATGTATTTAACCCGAGTATCGATAATCGGCCACATATAACCCGAAGCCTGCATTTCACGGTAGTTATAACCAATTTTATCGAGCATGACTCGGCGTGCTTCTTCAAAGAAACGAAAATAATTACCGTGATAGACCACGCCCATCGGATCCGCATCTTGGAAAGAAGGGGTCATGGTGACTTGGGCGGATAATGCTTTATATTCCATGCTTTTTACCATAAGTGTTTACGTGTTTAGGACGCTACGCTGCTCGAGTCTTGAGCGCTTCGCTTCTCGAGTAACAAGAGCGAAGCGTACGAGTTCTCGAGCCACGAAGATCAATACAACGTCCATTCTTGCTGCTGGATCTTAGCAACAAACTGACGTAAATCCGCTTCTAATGGGCGATCTTCAGCCACAAACGCAAAGTCTTTTTGTATTGCTTCAAGCATGTTTTTCAATGCTGGACTAAAGTGTTGCTGATCCAATTCATTATTACGTTTACGCAGTTCAATGGCTTGTGTGGCAGCCAATAACGATGCAGAGGCAACTTGTTCGGTGAGCTGTAATACTCTCAGACAGTCACGGGAAGCAATAGTGCCCATGCTGACTTTATCTTGGTTATGACATTCGGTTGAGCGTGAAAACACACTGGCGGGCATAGTGTTTTTAAGTGCTTCTGCGGTCCATGCGGAAATGCCAATTTGTACGGCTTTAAATCCGTGATTAATCGGCTTACGTTCCCCGGTTGCGCCGGTTAAGTTGAATGGTAGTCCGTTGTTAAATTTGTAATCCATCAACTGCGCCATTTGGCGGTCAAGCAGGTCGGCAAGGTTGGCAACGGCCGTTTTTAAGGTATCCATCGCCATCGCAATATGACCACCATAGAAATGGCCGCCATGCAGTACGCGTTCGTTATCACCATCAATAATTGGATTGTCATTGGCACTATTAAGTTCATTTTCAATCATTTGACGTAACCACGGCAAAGTATCTTGCAGTACGCCAATCACATGCGGGGCACAGCGTAATGAGTAACGGTCTTGTAGACGATCACTGTTGCTCGGTGGGCGTTCGGCTTGTAAGTCAGCACGCAACCAAGCGGCAATTTGCTGTTGACCTTGATGAGGTTTGACCGCAAATAGCGCTTCATCAAAGTGAAAGTCATTACCTTGCATACCCAGGGATACCATGGCGGTAATCCGTGTGGAAAGCTGGGCTAAATATTCAGCACGTTTAAACGCGATACAGGCTAGCGCCGTCATCACGGAAGTGCCATTCATTAGCGCTAACCCTTCTTTTGGTTTGAGCTTGATAGGCTGAATATTGAGTTCGGCAAACACGTCTGCAGTAGGGCGAACTTGGCCTTGATATAACACTTCACGTTCACCAATTAAAACGGCAGCTAGGTAGGACAATGGCGTTAAATCACCACTAGCCCCGACCGAGCCTTCTTGCGGAATCAGCGGTGTGATGCCTTGATTGATTAAGGTAACGATTTGGTTAAGCAGTTCATGGGTGACCCCAGAAACGCCTTGAGATAAGGAGCACAATCGAGTGGCCAGTACCGCGCGAGCTTGTTGCTCATCTAAATGCTCACCTAAACCACAACCATGAAAACGGGTTAAATGCAGTGGTAGTTCATCGACCAAATTCATGGGAATGGCGACGGTGCAAGAGTCACCATAACCGGTGGTGACACCATAGATCACACCTTCTTGTTGCAGTAGACGTTCTAAAAAAGCCACACCACGATCGATTTTGCTGGTGAAAGCGTCACTGTTGTTCATTTGTGCCAGACTACCTTGAGCGATAGCCATAACATCTTCAATAGTCAGGCGTTGCGCGCCGAAAGTTATGCTGCTGTTATTGCGATTTTGATTGGTCATTGTGTTCACTTTGGCGGTTATTGGGCTCAATAGAATTATTTTTATTATTGTGGGTGTTGCTTACGGTTTCGACAGGCGATTGGCGAGTAAGCTGCCAAAAATTAAAAAAGTTATACCATTGTAATGGCGCTTGTAAGGTGAAGTGCTCTAAGCGTGCGGCGTATTGCTCGACAACGCTTTGCAATGCTTGCATACGCTGTTTTCTTGGCAGCACAATTTGGTCAGCAAACGGCTCAAAATAGACATGATAACTCGGGCGTTGTTGGCTTTGTTGTTCATCACGCAGGCCAAACAATAAGTACACTGGTGCCGCTAATACGCTGGCCAGCATGAAAGGGCCTTGTGGAAAAGGCGCTGGTTTGCCGAGGAAATCTGCCCAGATCACGCGTTGTTCTTTGGTGACAGACGTTCGATCACCAACAATCACCACCCACTCTCCTTGTTCAAGCTTTTGTTGCAATAAAATGGCGGTATCTGGCCCGAGCGTAGTCACTTGAATAAGGTTGATCGAAGAGTCAGGGTTGATCGCTTCCATCACTTTATTAAATCGTTCAGCATGCTCGGTAAACACTAACGCATTGATGGTTACGTTGGTGCGTAAGCGCCCCATTGCACGGCAAAGTTCTAGATTGCCTAAATGTGAGCCTAAAATCACGATGCCTTGTTGATTACCGATGACGCGTTCAAAGTGCTCTTGACCATGAATGGTGAGGTCATCACGAGTAATATCGCCGCGCCAGCCAGCCAGTTTATCTAACATAGTCTGGCCAAATGATAATAAGTGTTGGTAGCTAGACAGTGGTGAAGCTAACGGGTGATGGCGTTCGCGGCAGTAAAGTTCAAGTTGTTGAATATACTGTTCAGAGGCGAGTCGCGCTTGCTTACCCGTTTTGTGATAGTAACCAATCACCAGTTTTAGAATGGCATTAAAGACTGAGCGTCCAAGTAGCGAGTAAACGGCCATGAGGAGTTTAATGCCAAACACTGTGCCTCGTTCTTTGCTTTTCGCCCAGTGAGTCGCTTGCTCAGAGTTTGATTGAAGGTTATCGGGTGACGTTGTGAAATGGCGTGCGAGCAACTTAGGAATACGCGGCAGCATGCCAAAAAATAGCTTAGTATGCATTTTGCTGATACGGATATTGTCGTGTAAGGCATCAAAATGAGAAATGCCATCTTCAGGATAAACGACGTGGGTTTCAATAAACTGGCAGTCGATACCTTGCCAGTACATTTTGACCATAATCTCAGTATCAAAGTCCATTCTTAACCCTAGCGAGTATTGATTAAGCGTGTCGATGGTTGAGGCTAAAGGATAAGATCGGAAGCCACACATGCTGTCTTTGAGTTGCAATGACAGGGTTTCAATCCAGACCCAGATATGAGTGGCATAGCGGCCATAAAGACGCGATTTAGGCACTGAATCATCATAGATAGGGCGACCTGAGATTAATTGCTTAGGATTGGTTTGTGAGGCTTCAATTAACCGTGGAATGGTCGCTGGATCGTGCTGGCCATCGGCATCAATTTGAATGGCGTGACTAAAGCCTAAGCGGTGTGCTTCTCGTAAGCCTAAAATCATGGCTCCGCCTTTCCCTTGATTCACCGGATTGGTGAGTAGGGTAAGGTTTTCGGTATCGCTCAAGATCGTTAAAGTAGCTTTAGTGGTGTTATCACTACCGTCATCGACCACGATGATCGGGTAACCAAAAGGCTGTAGTGAGGCGATAACGCTGGCCATCGTTGAGCCATGGTTATAGCAAGGGATCACAAAGCAAGGTGTAAATGAAGTCATATTAAGACGCCGTTCCTTTAACCTAATAAGATTCGTCCAGATGAATGAGTGTGCGATTCATCACCTTGTTCTGAGGTGTAATTAAAGTGCAGCTTTTGTTTATCAGCATGCCAAGTTAAAGCCAGTTTGACGAGTGCGTCTTTTAAAATCGGCTCTTGGAACTTAATCACCTCCATTCCTTGAAAGGATTTTGGTGAATCGAAAAGCTGTTGAGCATAATAGACTGCCCAATCAATTTGAGTCACTCCTGGTAATAAAGGAAATTGAGGAAAATGCCCTTTAAAGTCTTCGATTTCACCATCAACTTGTAGCCAAAGCGTCACGCTATTTTCAGCTATCTGCTGCTTAATTAGAGTCGGTTTTCTCATCACGGTCATGTTATTTACTTCTCGATTCTGAGTGGAAGAGTTGCTCAATGTTGCTGATTAATCGCTTGCCTTGCGTATTCAGTGGAATTTCATCAACCATGCGAAAGCGGCGTGGAATACCCACGGGTTCAATCCATTGATGCAAAGATTGGCGTAGCATCAGTACAAATTTGCCTTTACCTAATTGAGCAAGCTTGGCGTGCCCGGTTGCCGTCAGGGTAATGGCTGCCGCTGTTATTAAACGTTTAGGCTCTTGAAATGAGATCACCGCGGCTTCAGCCACCTCTTCCAGCTGATTTAATCGTCGCTCAATTTCGCTTAATGATATGCGTTTTTCTTCTATTTTAATCACTCGATCTGCGCGACCTTTCAAAATAAAATGTTGTTTATCGACTAATTCACATTGATCGGCGGTTTGATACCAATTGTCTATATCCACCAGAGGTGATTTGATTTTTAAACATTGTTCGGCATTCACATCAATTTGAGTGCCAATAAAGGCTTGCCAAGGTGTGTCGCTGGCGTGCTGTTGTCGATGCGCGATGCCACCCGTTTCCGTGCTGCCAAGTACTTCATGTGGGTAATCGCAGAACAGTGCATTGCAGGTTTTAGCTGCATCAAGAGGTAATGGACCACCGGATGAAAAAATGGCTCGATAACGGTTTGATGGATCAGCATGTGTTAAACGTTTGAGTAGTGCCGGACTACTGATTAAAACGAGATTTTGAGCGGCATGCTCGATAATTTGCTCAGGATATTGCCAATCTTGTGCCAGAAATGCTCTGCCAGCCGACAATGGCCATAAAATGCGAAATAGAAGGCCATAAATATGTTGATGAGAAACCGTACTTGCCGTGGTGATACCATTTAGCGATTCACCCCAAGTGGCTTGTAACTGTGCCACTTCTTTTTCAAGAATGGATAATGGTTTATCGATGGCTTTTGGCTGACCACTGGAGCCTGAAGTAAATAAGGTGATTGCTACATCGGCTAAATCTTCAAATTGAGGCAAGCTCTTCTCGGGTTGATTAGCTAATATTTGGGGAACATCAAAGGTAAAATGTGGCGCTAGAGTCTCTGAATCAATCGCCTCATCATGCAAAACTGCATCAAAGTGTTGAGAGAGTTCGACTAGGGCCGCTGGTTGCAAATTACCCGGTACAATCAGGTGTTTTTGGCTATGACAAGCGGCCATAAAAGCCACGGTAAACCAATAGCTATTCTCAAAGCAGATTGCCCAACGCGATTCGCTGCGGGTTTGTAATAATTGGCTCAGTTGATACGTATCTTGTTGGAATTGTTGCCAACTAATGGCTTGGCTGTGCAGACTCACGCCTTCATGTGCGACAGAGTGTTGGTTGGCTCTGTTGGCATTCATCACTTGAGAAATAGGAACAAAAGAAGACGGCAGCATGCTGGTGGCATTTCCATAGTTAACTGAACAAAAAAGGCGGTAATGTTAACGAGTTGACTATTGCTCGTTAGATTTTCGGATATAACCTCTGACAACCCACTCCACCGCAAACAGGCAACCTGCCAATAAGTAACTGAGTAAGCCGTTGTATAAGGTCCATATTTCCAGTGGCAAGAAGCAGGTATAAAGTGCAATAGAGCCATTGATGATAAAGTAGCCGCACCAAACTTTCGTTACGTTACGCGTGTAGAGAACGCCGCTGTCGGGAAGTTCTGGTTCTTGCAGGCGAGCGAGTCGTTCTATTAGCGTTTGCGATTGATATAAGCTGCTAAAGAATAATAGGAACATCAGAAGATTGACCACCACCGGGTAGTAAGTGAACCAACCGTGTTCGCGAAATACTGTGGCGCATAATGTGAGAATCATTCCCGCGCCACCGCTTAACCAAGCAATGTACTTGAGCTCTTTGAGTTTCGTCTGATGACCTGCGGCAATTCGAATCATAAATAGGGCGGCAAAGATAATACCTATCACACCAATGCCCCAACGGCTCAATCCGTAATAAACCGCTAAAGGGTAAGCCAGTAGCAGTAGGGCAGATAAAGCCGTTAATGCGCGCATTATTTTTCCTTGAGTAACTCAACCACGGCGTCAACCACATCATTGACGGTACGCACGGCTTTAAATTCATCTGGTTGAATTTTTTTACCGGTTAACTTTTGTAAGTGAACCACAAGATCCACCGCATCAATACTATCGAGGTCGAGTTCTTGGTAAAGTTTTGATTCTGGTTTGATGTCATCAGCATCAATTTCAAATAGCTCAACAAAAGCATCTTGTACTTTGTTGAATACTTCGTCTCTGTTTATTTGCGTCATAATAGTCACGTTTACTTAAATTAATGTTGTTGGCTGCTGATGTAGTTGGCCAAGTTGGCCACGGAAGCAAAATGCTCACGAGTTTGGTTATCGTCAGCATCAATTACGATATGGTACTTCTTCTTGATGGCAAGTCCGAGTTCGAGCGCATCAATTGAATCCAGCCCTAATCCATCGCCAAATAAAGCGGCATCAGTTTCAATGTCTTCAACCTGAATGTCTTCAAGGTTTAACGATTCAATAATTAATGCTTTTAATTCGTTGTGTAGTTGTTCCACTCTAACCTGCCTAAATTGATAAAAGGTTTACTCATTATAATATCCCCAAGGTCGTTGAATTTGCCGCTTTGCTGTCGCTTTATTGATTGCGTGCTAATGACCTTGGGTCGGGAAGTGGTGACTTCCGTAATTTGAATATTAGTTTGTTATTTATATCTATGCGATATCGGGAAAAATAGCGCTCGATAAATGTCGATTCAGTTGACGCGCTGCAGTGGTTGGAGAATCACTGTTTTGAATGAATTCATCGACTTTGATTTTGTTTTTTACTTCAATATGAAAGAAAGGTTTTACATCAGGAACTTGATACCATTTCTTTTGCTTGGTCAAAAAGTCAGGGTTGACACGGATGTGAACGACCCTTAAATCCGTTTGAGTACGCACGGCAATTTGAGCTGCGCCACGTTGTAGCTTTGAGGCTTGCCCAGGCGTCGTGCGAGTACCTTCCGGAAAAATCAACAGAACATTACCATGATTTAGTCGCTGGCTACAGTCATCAAGTAAGCTTTCAGGATCGCGATTTGGGATATACCCAGCGGCTTTGACGATGCCTTTCATAAATGGATTGTGCCAAATGGCGGCTTTCACTAAGCAATCGCATTGTGGTAAGCGAGAGGCAATGAGCACATAATCAATTAAGCTGGGGTGATTGGCGACGATTAGGCAATGCCTATCTTGTTGCATTTGCTCAGCGTTATCGAAGCGATAATCAATCGCACCAGTGAACTTCATAGTACGGCAAAATAAATCAAAAGCATGCTGAATGATTGATTGAACACGCATTTCACGTTGGCTTTGATCACGAGTCGTCCACGTCATCAGTGGAAATACGATGAAAGTTAAACACAGTGCGCCAATACCAAAAATAACAAAGCAACTGCCCGTAGCAATCACTCGCCAGTATTTATTACAACGTTGAGTAAAGCTCAGTGAACGTCCTGCCATTACTCCGTATCACCTCGCTGCCATTGCCATTGGTTTCTCGAGTCTTCAATTGTCCATTTATCGCTGTTATCCGCTAAATGTTGAGTGACATCCAATGTTTGTGAACGATCTTTGAAATCAATATTAGCAACGGGCTTGGCCTGCCAAGTCAATTGGGTTTGTTGGCCTGCCCCTAAAATTAAACCTAAAGCATAAAGTGGTGGAATGGGTTGTGATTCAAACTGGTCATAAGGTTTAGGTAGTGGCGCATCAAAGTCGATCAGCAATATTTTATGTTGCGGGTTTTCGGATAAGTAAGCACTGGCCTCTATTAAAGCATGATGCAAACTCGATTCACAACCCGCTAATGAGGTTGCTGGAATTGGGCTTTTGGTGGCAATGGTAAATAAGCCTGCGCTGGTGTTATGCACCGATTGAGAAAAGGCCATGGGAGAGGCTTCTTCACCTTGCAGCACTTGTTGCAGCAATTCAACAGTACGTGGTAGTTCGCCGTGACGACTTGAAAAGATAAGATAGTCAAAATCTGATGTGCTTGATTGTTGTAAATGAATCGCGGTTTGTAAGGCTATTTTACTTAACGGACTCATTCTACGGCGCATCATAGCAGGAATTAAATTCGCCTCAACTTGGACGCTTTCATTTTCTTGTGTATAAATTGAACGACAACGTTTCCAGTCGTCAGGCGTTGTTAGACCTGGAGAGAGTGCGTGCCATTGCTCAATATTAAATGAAATTGTGTTCATTGATGCAGATTCATACCATTTGCTGAAACAAAATGTAAAAATAACATTTTTATTGATGTAAGCGCTATCTTGTTCGTTTGTTTATTGATACAAAAATGCTAGTTGTATCCAATTTTATTCATGCATTTCTATTCTTAATATTCAAATAAGCCATCAATATGGCTTATTTGATGATATTCATAATTTGGACTTTAGATTTTGAAACAATATCAACATGACCCTTATTCAGCATTAGAAGCGAAAACAGAAGCTCAAAAATTAGCCTTTTCTCCCATTGTGTTTCACACCGCTCGAACGTTACGTGACCTTGGGGTTTTGTCTGAATTGGCAATCCAACCTGAAAAAGGGATGACCGCAGCACAACTATCTAAAGCGACCGAAGTATCAGAGTATGGCGTCAAAGTGTTATTAGATATGGCGTTAAGTGCACATATCGTGACATGGCGTGATGAGCATTATGTACTTGCTAAATTAGGCCACTCTTTGTTGAGCGACGGTATGACTATTGCCAATATGGATTTTACTGCTGATGTTTGTTATGCCGGTATGATGCATCTCACCGAAGCGATTAAAGAAGGCACTCCTGCTGGCTTGAAAGAGTTAGGGGATTGGTCAACGATTTATGAGGGGTTATCTAGCTTGCCGAAAAAAGCGCAAGAGAGTTGGTTTAAGTTTGATCATTTCTATTCTGATAATACTTTTCCTGTTTTACTTAAGCAGATCTTTGCTAATCAACCGAAACGCATTTTTGATATTGGTGGCAATACTGGTAAGTGGACATTGCAATGTTGCCAACATGACGAAAAGGTCAAGGTTACTATTGTCGATCTGCCACAACAAATTGAACTAGCTAAAGAGAATGTTGCTCAACATGGTTTTTCTGAACGCGTCGATTTCTTTCCGGCCAATCTGCTGGATAAACAACAAGCGTTGCCACAAGGTGCGGATGCATGGTGGATGAGCCAATTCTTAGATTGTTTTTCACCGATGGAAATTCTTAGTATTTTGCGTCGAGTTCGTGCTGCCATGAAGCCTCAAGCCGATGTGTATATTCTTGAATTATTTTGGGATGCGCAACGCTATGAAGCAGCCTCATACAGCTTAAATGCGACTTCGCTGTATTTTACGTGTTTAGCCAATGGTAATAGTCGTTTTTATCGTAGTGATGATTTTTTAGAGATCGTAAAAGAAGCCGGTTTTGTGGTGAGTAATCGTATTGACTATATCGGACTTGGGCACACGCTTTTACATCTTAAAGCGGATTAATATTGCTTTATTGACATTTATATAGGAATTAAGCGTGAGTACATTACAACAAACGTCGGTAGTGATCATTGGTGCCGGACCTTCAGGAACCGTCGCTGCTGCTATTTTAAATCGACAAAATATCGGCTGTGTGGTTCTTGAGCGTAGTACCTTTCCACGCTTTTCGATTGGCGAAAGCTTGCTGCCTGCGTGTATGGAGAGCTTAAAAAAAGCCAATATGTTTGAAGCGGTCAATCTAGCCGGTTATCAATTTAAAAATGGCGCAGCATTTCGCTATCAAGGCCAATACACCCATTTTGATTTCACGGAAAAGTATACTCCGGGAGAGGGCACTACCTTTCAAGTTCAACGTGCTTCATTTGATAAATTATTAGCAGATGAAGCCCAGAAGCAAGGGGTTGAGATCCGTTATCAACATACGGTAACGGCGGTGGATGTTGCGTCAAAACGACCAGTATTATCCGTCGTCGATCAGGCTGGTAATTCTTATCAAATTCAAGCAGATTTTATTTTGGATGCCAGTGGTTATGGGCGTGTCCTTCCTCGATTACTCGATTTAGAAGTTCCTTCTGACTTACCCCAACGTAGTGCATTATTTACTCATGTTACGGATAATATTAGTGATAGTTTAGCCGCTGAATTAAATTATGACCGCGATAAAATTACTATTTATGTACACCCTGATAATAAGAGTGTGTGGTATTGGTTGATTCCATTTAGTAATGGTGTGTGCTCAGTAGGTGTCGTCTCAACGCCTGACTTTTTTAGAGCTTATCCGGATGATGAAATTGCAGCGTTAAAGCAGTTAACCTCTGAAGAACCACATTTAAAGCAATTATTTAAGAATGCCGACTTTTGCCACATGAGTGGCACGATTGGCGGCTACTCTGCCAATGTGAAGCATCTTTCTGCGAGCAACTATGCAATGCTTGGCAATGCTGGAGAGTTTTTAGATCCGGTCTTCTCATCTGGTGTAACCATTGCGATGAAGTCGGCAGAACTTGCTGCGGAAACCTTAATTCGCCAATTTAATGGAGAGGCAGTCGATTGGCAGAAAGATTATGCTGAGCCATTAATGGTAGGGGTGGATACCTTCCGAGCTTATGTAGAAGGCTGGTATGATGGGCGATTCCAAAATGTCGTGTTCTTTGAAAGCGCTAACCCAGACATAAAGAAAAAAATCAGCGCCATTCTAGCAGGCTATGCTTGGGACACTTCAAACCCTTATGTGGCTAATCCCCAAAAACGTTTAAGCACGTTAGCGGAAATTTGTTCAGAATAATTGAGCGTTAAATCGTCGATAAAAAGCCCCGAATTATCGGGGCTTTTGTGTGTTTGAGCAGGGGGGATACAGCGATATTAGTGATCGAAGTACACGTAGTTTTGCCAGCTCTTCATTCGAATTAAGATTTTTCGAATAATAGCTACATGCTCTAAGTTACCAGAGTAAACGGCAACTTCAACGTTGGTACCCATTGGAAGGTTGTAGTGAGAAATGTCATCTTTCAGTTTTAACTTCACCATAATGCGGCCGTGAGTTTGCAGCATATTGGTACCTAACAGTGCACCATTCGCCTGGATTTGGCTTTCGGCTATGGCAGGAAGAATATCTGTTACTTCAGCCTTAAAAGACCTACCTGGTAGAGCTCGGAAAATAACATCCGCTTCGTTACCTGGCTTAATATTTAAAACTGAATTTTGACGGAATGCCGCGACAAATTCACTTGAGTCTTGAGTAGTAACAAACGTTAATATTGGCTTAAACGGCAGTGGAACCGCCATGACACCCGGTTTTAACGCGAGTTGTGATACGAAGCCATCGGTTGGTGCGCGAACGATCGTCTGATCTAGATTAAACTGCGCTTTATCTAAGGCGGCTTGTGCTTCTGCGACTGAAGTGTTTACACCATCAATTTGCGACTCATAAGCGGCTTTGGCAGCATTTTCATTAGAAAGCGCGGCTTGGTAGGCTGCTTCTGCGCCTTTGGCTGTTTGTTGCTTATCGTCCACTTGTTGCAAAGTAAACGCGCCACGTTTGTAACCTTTTTGATAACGCGTTGCTTCACGTTGCGAGCGATCGCGTTCTGCTAAGGCTTGTACGCTAGTGGCCGCGGCTTGTTTGTAAGCGGCTTCAAGGACGAGTACATTTTGTTTGGCAGCAGCTAAAGCGGCCTTTTTCTGAACGACAGCTGCTTTGAACGGAGTATCATCCAGGCGAACTAAAACATCACCTTGTTTAACCAATTTGTTTGGCTCAACATCAACAGAAACAACACGAGCGCGAACATTCGACACCATTGGAGTGGTACTGTAAATTTGACCACCCAATTGAGTAAATGGTTGGAAGTAGTTCATGGCTAAAAAGATTGAACCCAATAGCACGACACCGCCTAACACGGCGGTTGGAACCGTCCACTTATTAAGAGGTATGCGGAATATTTTAAAAATCGCAATACAGAAAGCGGTATAGGTTAGAATTAAAATCGTTTCCATTAGTTAGAACCCTCTTTAGCGCTATCTTGTGTTTCTGTGGTGGGTTTTGCTTGAGGGGTTAACTCGGTAATCTGTTTTTGCAGTTGTGCAATTTGATTCGTAAGATCATCGACTCTATGGTGCATGTCATCTTGTTCAGCTTGTAACTTATTGAAGCCCCAGCCGCGATCTTCGCGCCATAATGTGGCCCAGATCCATAGGAATGGCCATAAAACGTGTAAAGTAAATAGACTAACCCAGCCTGCTACGTGAATGGCATCTTGATGAGGATGGTTACGTTTTTTGGATATCTCATACGGTATATCATGGATCACGATGATGCCGTAAAATAGCACCAATACCACAAAGATAAGTATGCCTAAGGCTACATAATCTAATGTCATTGTTTTTCCTTTACCTATTCGCTTAATTTGTCGAATATATGATTTCTCGATAAACATATGTCCGTATTGATTATCGAGGCCAGTTGTTATTTTATATAAAACAACATGTTATTTTGTGGCAATTATGTTTTACGCTGGGTGACAGATCACATAATGTGGTGAACAATCAACGACTACGCACCACCTTAGTTTATACGATGGCGATGAAGTTCCAAAGTTTTTATCAAGTTTATTGTTAAAGGACATGAATAGAATGATCTCAAGTATAGTGAGAGTTTTGAAAAAGGAATGGTTTCTCGCCGCAATGGTCGCAGCAATGGGATTAGCCGTTATTATTCCGCAAGTTGGAAAAAGTGGTGGCGTGCTGTCTTTAGACCAGGTGAGTGCTTTTGGTATTGCCTTTGTCTTCTTTTTACATGGGATTGGCCTTTCACCTAAAGCATTAAAAGATGGCATGAGTAATTGGCGTCTTCACCTATTTATCCAATCAGCAACCTTCATATTGTACCCTTTATTATGGGTGATATTTGGTAAAGGCATGTTAGCTTTTATGCCGAGCGCTTTGGCTTTGGGATTTTGTTTCTTATTTGTATTACCAAGTACTATTTCATCATCAGTTGCTATGACCGCCATTGGGCGTGGAAATATGCCCGGAGCGATATTTAATGCTTCGTTATCGAGTATTCTTGGTATTTTTATTACCCCTTTCTTGATTCAAGTTTTCATGGGGTTAGAAGGGGCTGAAATCGATATTACCGCTTCGGTCATTGCAATATCTAAAATGCTATTGCTTCCTATGGTGTTAGGGCAGCTATTGAGACCGGTATTACTGAGTTATTTTGAACAACATAAAAGCGTCGTGAGTAAGCTGGATAAGTACGTTATTTTGCTGATTGTTTTTAATGCTTTTAGTGATTCCGTCGCGGAAGGGATTTGGCATAGTTTTTCGGTTAAGTATGTCATTATGTCCGTTGTGATTTGCGTTGCGGTATTGTTTTGTGTGGTTAATT
Encoded here:
- a CDS encoding HlyD family secretion protein; the encoded protein is METILILTYTAFCIAIFKIFRIPLNKWTVPTAVLGGVVLLGSIFLAMNYFQPFTQLGGQIYSTTPMVSNVRARVVSVDVEPNKLVKQGDVLVRLDDTPFKAAVVQKKAALAAAKQNVLVLEAAYKQAAATSVQALAERDRSQREATRYQKGYKRGAFTLQQVDDKQQTAKGAEAAYQAALSNENAAKAAYESQIDGVNTSVAEAQAALDKAQFNLDQTIVRAPTDGFVSQLALKPGVMAVPLPFKPILTFVTTQDSSEFVAAFRQNSVLNIKPGNEADVIFRALPGRSFKAEVTDILPAIAESQIQANGALLGTNMLQTHGRIMVKLKLKDDISHYNLPMGTNVEVAVYSGNLEHVAIIRKILIRMKSWQNYVYFDH
- a CDS encoding bile acid:sodium symporter family protein translates to MISSIVRVLKKEWFLAAMVAAMGLAVIIPQVGKSGGVLSLDQVSAFGIAFVFFLHGIGLSPKALKDGMSNWRLHLFIQSATFILYPLLWVIFGKGMLAFMPSALALGFCFLFVLPSTISSSVAMTAIGRGNMPGAIFNASLSSILGIFITPFLIQVFMGLEGAEIDITASVIAISKMLLLPMVLGQLLRPVLLSYFEQHKSVVSKLDKYVILLIVFNAFSDSVAEGIWHSFSVKYVIMSVVICVAVLFCVVNLMVRGARTLGFNHGDEVAAVFCGSKKTLAAGVPMAKVIFGADPRLGMILLPIMIYHPLQIFYCAVLANRYQKKAMAQEHPTEANNECR
- a CDS encoding NAD(P)/FAD-dependent oxidoreductase — its product is MSTLQQTSVVIIGAGPSGTVAAAILNRQNIGCVVLERSTFPRFSIGESLLPACMESLKKANMFEAVNLAGYQFKNGAAFRYQGQYTHFDFTEKYTPGEGTTFQVQRASFDKLLADEAQKQGVEIRYQHTVTAVDVASKRPVLSVVDQAGNSYQIQADFILDASGYGRVLPRLLDLEVPSDLPQRSALFTHVTDNISDSLAAELNYDRDKITIYVHPDNKSVWYWLIPFSNGVCSVGVVSTPDFFRAYPDDEIAALKQLTSEEPHLKQLFKNADFCHMSGTIGGYSANVKHLSASNYAMLGNAGEFLDPVFSSGVTIAMKSAELAAETLIRQFNGEAVDWQKDYAEPLMVGVDTFRAYVEGWYDGRFQNVVFFESANPDIKKKISAILAGYAWDTSNPYVANPQKRLSTLAEICSE
- a CDS encoding DUF3302 domain-containing protein, with the protein product MTLDYVALGILIFVVLVLFYGIIVIHDIPYEISKKRNHPHQDAIHVAGWVSLFTLHVLWPFLWIWATLWREDRGWGFNKLQAEQDDMHHRVDDLTNQIAQLQKQITELTPQAKPTTETQDSAKEGSN
- a CDS encoding lysophospholipid acyltransferase family protein, whose translation is MAGRSLSFTQRCNKYWRVIATGSCFVIFGIGALCLTFIVFPLMTWTTRDQSQREMRVQSIIQHAFDLFCRTMKFTGAIDYRFDNAEQMQQDRHCLIVANHPSLIDYVLIASRLPQCDCLVKAAIWHNPFMKGIVKAAGYIPNRDPESLLDDCSQRLNHGNVLLIFPEGTRTTPGQASKLQRGAAQIAVRTQTDLRVVHIRVNPDFLTKQKKWYQVPDVKPFFHIEVKNKIKVDEFIQNSDSPTTAARQLNRHLSSAIFPDIA
- a CDS encoding methyltransferase produces the protein MKQYQHDPYSALEAKTEAQKLAFSPIVFHTARTLRDLGVLSELAIQPEKGMTAAQLSKATEVSEYGVKVLLDMALSAHIVTWRDEHYVLAKLGHSLLSDGMTIANMDFTADVCYAGMMHLTEAIKEGTPAGLKELGDWSTIYEGLSSLPKKAQESWFKFDHFYSDNTFPVLLKQIFANQPKRIFDIGGNTGKWTLQCCQHDEKVKVTIVDLPQQIELAKENVAQHGFSERVDFFPANLLDKQQALPQGADAWWMSQFLDCFSPMEILSILRRVRAAMKPQADVYILELFWDAQRYEAASYSLNATSLYFTCLANGNSRFYRSDDFLEIVKEAGFVVSNRIDYIGLGHTLLHLKAD
- a CDS encoding beta-ketoacyl synthase chain length factor is translated as MNTISFNIEQWHALSPGLTTPDDWKRCRSIYTQENESVQVEANLIPAMMRRRMSPLSKIALQTAIHLQQSSTSDFDYLIFSSRHGELPRTVELLQQVLQGEEASPMAFSQSVHNTSAGLFTIATKSPIPATSLAGCESSLHHALIEASAYLSENPQHKILLIDFDAPLPKPYDQFESQPIPPLYALGLILGAGQQTQLTWQAKPVANIDFKDRSQTLDVTQHLADNSDKWTIEDSRNQWQWQRGDTE